The window ATACTGCGAAAATTGACGAAATTAGAAAGTTGGCTCCCACTGGTGTGGTAGACGGCGTAACCACAAATCCATCACTTCTTGCAAAGGCTGGCTGCAAGGACATCAATGGAGTCATAAAGGAGATCTGCTCGCTGGTCAAGGAGCCTGTCAGCGTGGAGGTTATAGGAACCGAATCAGATCAGATGATAAAAGAGGCAAGGGAGTATTCATCCTGGAAGCTAAATACTGCTGTAAAGATCCCAATGACAGAAGAGGGCCTGAAGGCCGTGAGCGTTTTGTCAAAGGAGGGCATTAAGACGAACGTTACACTTGTATTCTCTGCCAGTCAGGGGCTCCTTGCGGCTAAGGCTGGGGCTACCTTCGTGAGCCCCTTTGTGGGAAGGTTAGACGACATATCTCAAGACGGCATGGCAGTTGTAAGAGACTTGGCGCACATATTCAAGATATATGGAATAACTACCAGGATTATTGCAGCAAGTATAAGGCATCCTATTCATGTAATAGAGTCTGCAAAAGCAGGCTCTCATATAGCTACTGTCCCCACAAAGGTTCTGGAGGCAATGTTCAGGCATCCGTTGACCGACATTGGCATTGAGAAATTTCTAAGCGATTGGAAAGGGCTTCAGGAGTCAAAATAGTTAGATAAATAAAAATAATGAGGTGAAATAATGAATATAAAATATACGAATTTTTTGGATTTAAGCTATACCCCTAAGAAAAGCGACGTATTGGCGGCCTTTTATGTGGAGCCTGCTGCGGGAACGGATATAAAAGAGGCGGCCGGAGCCGTGGCATCTGAGTCATCTATAGGCACCTGGACAGATCTTGCCACTATGAAACAGAGCATCTGGGACGAGCTAAGGGCAAGGGTATATTCAATAGAGGGCAATGTAGCAAGGATAGCCTATCCAGAGGTTCTCTTCGAGGCTGGAAATATCCCGCAATTCTTGAGTAGCGTTGCAGGGAATGTATTTGGAATGAGGGCGGTAGAGAATCTGAGGCTATTAGACATTGTTCTTACCCAAAAATTTTTAGATGACTTAAAGGGACCTGCCTTTGGAGTAGATGGCGTAAGAGGCGCATTAGGTGTAATGGATAGGCCATTAGTAGGCACAATTGTCAAGCCAAAGCTTGGCTTAGATCCCAGAGAACAGGCAAATGTAGTGTATGAATCGCTCGTTGGAGGCCTGGATCTGGTAAAAGACGATGAGAACCTGACCCATCAAGACTTTTCTAACTTTGACGAGAGGGTAAGGTATTCTCTTGATGCGGTTAGGCGCGCTGAAGAGGAGACGGGCGAAAAGAAGGCGTATCTGCCAAACGTTACAGCTCCCACTGAGGAGATGCTTAGAAGGACGGCTCTTGTGAAGAAAGAGGGCGGAAAGTATGCGATGGTAGATGTGGTGACCACAGGTTTTGCAGGAGTGCAGAGTCTTAGGGATTCGAACTGTGGGTTGATATTGCACGCTCACCGAGCTATGTTTGCAAGTTTTGCAAGAAATAAGAGACATGGAATTCATATGCTGGTTTTATCAAAGCTATTAAGGTTTGCGGGTATGGATCAGCTTCATATTGGCACTGTAGTAGGTAAGATGGAAGGAGACAGAGACGACGTACTGGTGTGTCATGAAGCCCTTGGATCTAGTGAAGAGGTGAATGTAAGGACATATCTGCCACATCAAAATTGGGGTGATATGAAGAGCGTTTTCTCTGTGGCATCGGGAGGCCTTCACCCAGGACATACGGCAGATCTATTTAGGATATTTGGGAAGAATGCCGTGTTTCAGTATGGCGGCGGGGTTCACGGACACCCTGAGGGAACCAGAATGGGGGCAAGGGCTGTAAGAGATGCAATTGAATGCGTGGTAAAAGGCAGGTCTCTAAAGGAAGGTGCCAGAAGCAGCAAGGCTCTTGAGGTAGCACTGACAAAGTGGGGAGGTGCTTAAGGTGAGTGTGGATCCTGTCTTTATTGGGATAGCTGGAGATAGCGGCGCTGGAAAGAGCACCTTTGTGAGGGATATCGCTGCTCTTCTGGGAAGAGACAAGGTAAGAACCGTTTCTTTTGATGACTATCACTCTCTGGATAGG is drawn from Thermodesulfobium sp. 4217-1 and contains these coding sequences:
- the fsa gene encoding fructose-6-phosphate aldolase, whose protein sequence is MQIFLDTAKIDEIRKLAPTGVVDGVTTNPSLLAKAGCKDINGVIKEICSLVKEPVSVEVIGTESDQMIKEAREYSSWKLNTAVKIPMTEEGLKAVSVLSKEGIKTNVTLVFSASQGLLAAKAGATFVSPFVGRLDDISQDGMAVVRDLAHIFKIYGITTRIIAASIRHPIHVIESAKAGSHIATVPTKVLEAMFRHPLTDIGIEKFLSDWKGLQESK
- the rbcL gene encoding type III ribulose-bisphosphate carboxylase, which gives rise to MNIKYTNFLDLSYTPKKSDVLAAFYVEPAAGTDIKEAAGAVASESSIGTWTDLATMKQSIWDELRARVYSIEGNVARIAYPEVLFEAGNIPQFLSSVAGNVFGMRAVENLRLLDIVLTQKFLDDLKGPAFGVDGVRGALGVMDRPLVGTIVKPKLGLDPREQANVVYESLVGGLDLVKDDENLTHQDFSNFDERVRYSLDAVRRAEEETGEKKAYLPNVTAPTEEMLRRTALVKKEGGKYAMVDVVTTGFAGVQSLRDSNCGLILHAHRAMFASFARNKRHGIHMLVLSKLLRFAGMDQLHIGTVVGKMEGDRDDVLVCHEALGSSEEVNVRTYLPHQNWGDMKSVFSVASGGLHPGHTADLFRIFGKNAVFQYGGGVHGHPEGTRMGARAVRDAIECVVKGRSLKEGARSSKALEVALTKWGGA